A single genomic interval of Aureliella helgolandensis harbors:
- a CDS encoding DNA-methyltransferase, translating into MSATLCENCQRQQQPPATGPGWTVHHGAAQMMLQRIEAASVAAIISDPPYASGAGTLLGALAKSSTKYQNSESKKLPELDGDSMLPEAWSAMMLSVAHQMRRVAMPGADVLMFCDWRSLSRLIEVLGGAGFQLRGTATWNKGNAARPNRNGFRSQTELILHARAPGKLARPKDVYLPGVFEYRTIQKGKLHMTQKPLELMRELVELAPPGATILDPFQGAATTGVAAIESGREYIGCESSAEYHAIAVERLQNRA; encoded by the coding sequence ATGTCCGCGACACTTTGCGAAAACTGCCAACGCCAACAGCAACCACCCGCCACCGGCCCAGGCTGGACCGTCCACCATGGAGCGGCCCAAATGATGCTGCAGCGGATCGAAGCCGCTAGCGTTGCCGCGATCATCAGCGACCCGCCCTACGCATCAGGAGCCGGAACACTGCTCGGCGCCCTAGCGAAGAGTTCTACCAAGTACCAGAACAGCGAAAGCAAGAAGCTACCGGAGCTCGACGGCGACTCAATGCTGCCCGAAGCATGGTCGGCAATGATGCTAAGCGTTGCCCACCAAATGCGACGCGTAGCCATGCCAGGCGCGGACGTCCTAATGTTCTGCGATTGGAGAAGCCTAAGCCGGCTAATCGAGGTGCTCGGCGGCGCCGGCTTCCAACTGCGCGGCACCGCGACTTGGAACAAGGGAAACGCCGCCCGGCCGAATCGAAACGGATTCAGGAGCCAGACCGAGCTAATTCTTCACGCGCGAGCTCCCGGCAAGCTAGCCAGGCCGAAGGATGTCTACCTCCCGGGGGTGTTCGAATATCGCACAATCCAAAAGGGCAAATTGCACATGACGCAAAAGCCGCTCGAGCTAATGCGCGAGCTTGTCGAACTCGCGCCGCCAGGTGCCACGATTTTGGACCCGTTCCAAGGTGCAGCCACAACCGGAGTCGCCGCAATCGAAAGCGGCCGCGAATACATCGGTTGCGAGTCGTCCGCGGAGTACCACGCTATAGCCGTCGAGAGATTGCAGAACCGAGCCTAG
- a CDS encoding HK97 gp10 family phage protein, with the protein MAAYVVTGSKTLNAKLASLKTTEAKKLIRKASRTALKPVQEEAKRLAPVKSGRLRRSIKVRALKRSRSRVGSRVTTNGNDNLFKGRIYYGGFAEYGWKAGRRATNADLGVSRQKRRTLLQRLQVEIHNSKRRAIPGRFFMKRAAKSKRSAALGIYRRELSAAIRKLTQAS; encoded by the coding sequence ATGGCCGCTTACGTTGTCACCGGATCGAAAACGCTAAACGCCAAACTAGCCTCCCTCAAAACGACCGAGGCTAAAAAACTAATTCGCAAGGCGAGCCGAACCGCATTAAAGCCAGTGCAGGAGGAAGCCAAGCGACTAGCCCCGGTGAAATCGGGACGCCTGCGCCGATCAATCAAGGTTCGAGCCCTAAAGCGTTCGCGCTCCAGAGTTGGTTCCCGAGTCACCACGAACGGAAACGACAACCTATTTAAGGGCCGAATCTACTACGGCGGGTTCGCGGAGTATGGCTGGAAGGCCGGCCGCCGAGCGACTAACGCGGACCTAGGAGTAAGCCGACAAAAACGGCGAACACTCCTGCAGCGGCTACAGGTGGAGATACACAACTCGAAACGCCGCGCGATCCCCGGCCGTTTCTTTATGAAACGCGCGGCAAAATCCAAGCGCAGCGCCGCCCTAGGAATCTACCGCCGCGAGTTATCCGCCGCGATCCGAAAGCTAACCCAAGCGAGCTAA
- a CDS encoding P27 family phage terminase small subunit, with protein MAKVVKKKPATPRTKPAKAPANPLTPKDATSAEPTRPTEPAAVLALLLSLGNQRDQATLYANSYCEYQEAQANIAANGAVAANPRTGAPMDNPYLKVRDKAEAKLLAMGRRMKTEGLW; from the coding sequence GTGGCAAAAGTAGTTAAGAAGAAACCTGCGACGCCCCGAACGAAACCGGCTAAAGCTCCAGCGAATCCGCTGACGCCGAAAGACGCGACATCGGCCGAACCAACGCGACCGACCGAACCGGCGGCCGTGTTGGCGCTGTTGCTCAGCCTGGGAAACCAACGAGACCAGGCGACCCTCTATGCGAATAGCTATTGCGAGTACCAAGAGGCCCAGGCAAACATCGCCGCCAATGGAGCCGTTGCGGCCAACCCACGCACCGGCGCACCGATGGATAACCCGTACCTAAAAGTCCGCGACAAAGCGGAGGCCAAGCTGCTCGCGATGGGGCGCCGGATGAAAACCGAGGGGCTCTGGTAG
- a CDS encoding UvrB/UvrC motif-containing protein produces the protein MHHLPRGKSWDPLRVASVLSRNGVPASVEGTLVRIEISDTEPPSILQRFLRWVLRPSSSVVTISHDPTHFIRNIDVHYDPFKVSTDLPYLHDITVALRECGCMVKSDREIAESYCPNSDELPTMFETMERLQREKENLVAVQDFESAKLKRDEERGVLKQIDAYLSRSVG, from the coding sequence ATGCATCATCTTCCCCGCGGCAAAAGTTGGGACCCGCTACGAGTTGCAAGCGTATTGTCTCGCAACGGAGTCCCAGCGTCCGTAGAAGGGACCTTGGTCCGAATTGAGATTTCGGATACGGAGCCGCCCTCGATTCTCCAAAGGTTTCTCAGATGGGTGTTGCGACCAAGCTCAAGCGTCGTCACGATTAGTCACGACCCGACGCATTTCATTCGCAATATTGACGTGCACTACGATCCATTCAAGGTTTCAACTGATCTCCCATATCTACATGACATCACTGTCGCGCTTCGCGAATGTGGATGCATGGTCAAATCGGATCGAGAGATAGCCGAAAGCTATTGCCCCAACTCGGATGAATTACCCACAATGTTTGAGACAATGGAACGCCTGCAGCGAGAGAAAGAGAACCTCGTGGCCGTACAGGACTTCGAGTCTGCAAAACTGAAACGAGACGAAGAACGTGGTGTTCTCAAACAAATTGATGCTTACCTATCCCGTTCCGTTGGCTAG
- a CDS encoding tyrosine-type recombinase/integrase codes for MPSSFRKHTLASIKRMAEDMLLRNMAIRTIDSYTFHVGRFSKHFGKLPEDLGPEEIREFQLWMIQVKKCSWSSFNQAVCGLRFLYTFTLPRPWVVKMIPFGNRPKKLPVVLGQEEVHRLIECVTVPKHRAVLLTLYSAGLRLSEATNLKLPDIDSERMQLRIIQAKGRKDRYVPLSPRLLAELREYWKINKPNQYIFPGKTNDVPLSGATIQKTCKMAAAQAHIKKIVTPHTLRHSFATGLLEAGVDLMAISKLLGHSSFTTTMIYLHCRREHLGSTPSPIDWLPARQCPRWIDPSLQAPSPSSTPASDPI; via the coding sequence ATGCCCAGCTCTTTTCGCAAGCATACTCTTGCATCCATTAAACGTATGGCCGAGGACATGTTGCTCCGCAACATGGCAATTAGAACCATCGATTCCTACACCTTCCACGTTGGGCGTTTTTCCAAGCACTTCGGAAAACTCCCCGAGGATCTGGGCCCCGAAGAGATTCGCGAATTCCAACTGTGGATGATCCAAGTGAAAAAATGTTCGTGGAGTTCGTTTAATCAAGCTGTTTGTGGCCTACGGTTTCTCTACACCTTCACGCTCCCCAGGCCGTGGGTCGTGAAAATGATTCCGTTCGGCAACCGGCCTAAGAAGTTACCCGTTGTGCTGGGGCAGGAAGAAGTACACAGGCTGATCGAGTGTGTAACAGTTCCCAAACATCGAGCGGTCCTACTGACTCTCTACTCGGCCGGGCTAAGGCTCAGCGAAGCAACCAACCTAAAGCTCCCGGACATCGACTCCGAGCGGATGCAACTGCGGATCATTCAAGCCAAGGGGCGCAAGGATCGCTACGTACCGCTCTCACCAAGGCTCTTGGCCGAACTACGAGAGTACTGGAAGATCAACAAGCCGAACCAGTACATCTTTCCGGGCAAGACCAACGATGTGCCACTTTCCGGAGCAACCATTCAGAAGACTTGCAAGATGGCCGCCGCACAGGCGCACATCAAGAAGATCGTTACTCCACATACTCTGAGACATTCTTTTGCGACCGGACTTTTGGAAGCAGGCGTCGATCTGATGGCGATCAGCAAGCTGCTCGGGCACAGCAGCTTTACAACAACGATGATCTATTTACACTGTCGGCGAGAGCACTTGGGATCGACCCCCAGCCCGATCGACTGGCTCCCGGCCCGGCAGTGCCCGCGCTGGATCGACCCGTCGCTGCAAGCTCCCAGCCCCAGCTCGACGCCCGCGAGCGATCCGATCTGA
- a CDS encoding IS91 family transposase, which yields MASILKRYTADFISKYRPSLSRQVESTLARIGFCRTAAMGGRTYACNQCQTKISLYNSCADRHCPQCSGARRADWLDRAAELLLPDVTYFQVVFTLPDKLSPLILGNRRKLYRTLMHTAWEALKECIETKLGMQASAMMVLHTWNQRLGHHPHVHLLVPGSGPSLDGRRWIECRQTKPTGNSPAKPTLVDNKELSREFSERFLRKLKSLHRRGKLDLEEELAGLQEPLAWAKFTDTLLAHDWCVFIERPPTSKSSPEHVLKYLARYMTGGPISDRRLVSCDNDIVTFMARNKDKHSSASQVSEKLSGVEFIRCWSLHILPKGFTKSRCFGGYSSARRTAFIALCKQLHPLAVTEQCDPQVNDAITETQDIPTERCCAKCQQPMQLLSETRRPSWRDLFYGPNHHSWFES from the coding sequence GTGGCCAGCATACTCAAGCGGTACACGGCTGACTTCATCAGCAAGTATCGACCGAGTCTCTCACGACAAGTCGAAAGCACACTAGCGAGGATCGGCTTCTGCCGCACCGCAGCCATGGGAGGTCGCACCTATGCTTGCAATCAGTGCCAGACCAAGATCTCGCTCTACAACTCGTGCGCCGACCGGCACTGCCCGCAGTGTAGTGGGGCTCGGCGCGCCGACTGGCTCGATAGAGCCGCTGAGCTACTGTTGCCAGACGTAACTTACTTCCAAGTTGTCTTCACGTTGCCAGACAAACTATCTCCGCTGATACTCGGTAATCGTCGCAAACTCTATCGTACCTTGATGCATACTGCTTGGGAGGCGCTCAAGGAGTGTATTGAAACCAAGCTTGGCATGCAGGCCTCTGCCATGATGGTCTTGCATACTTGGAATCAACGGCTGGGGCACCATCCTCACGTGCACCTCCTCGTTCCCGGCAGCGGCCCATCACTGGACGGACGGCGTTGGATCGAGTGTCGGCAAACCAAGCCCACGGGGAACTCACCCGCCAAGCCAACGTTGGTGGACAACAAGGAACTCAGTCGAGAATTCAGCGAACGTTTCCTACGTAAACTAAAATCGCTGCACCGTCGCGGCAAGCTGGATCTTGAAGAAGAATTGGCGGGACTTCAAGAGCCGCTGGCTTGGGCCAAATTCACTGACACTCTCCTCGCACACGACTGGTGTGTCTTCATCGAGCGACCACCGACGTCCAAGTCGTCTCCGGAGCACGTCTTGAAGTACTTGGCCAGATACATGACTGGTGGCCCCATCTCGGATCGACGCTTGGTGAGCTGCGATAACGACATCGTCACGTTCATGGCTCGCAACAAGGACAAACACAGCTCGGCTAGTCAAGTTTCAGAGAAACTCTCTGGAGTTGAGTTCATTCGATGTTGGTCACTCCACATTCTTCCCAAGGGTTTTACCAAGTCACGTTGCTTCGGAGGCTACAGCAGTGCTCGCCGCACGGCCTTCATCGCCTTGTGCAAGCAGCTCCATCCGCTCGCCGTGACGGAACAATGCGATCCTCAAGTCAACGACGCAATCACAGAGACGCAGGACATTCCGACAGAGCGTTGTTGTGCCAAATGCCAACAACCCATGCAACTCCTCTCCGAGACTCGTCGTCCGAGCTGGCGGGACCTATTCTATGGCCCCAACCATCACTCTTGGTTCGAGAGTTAG
- a CDS encoding YcxB family protein codes for MDAIEAQFTITRNEYVRAMRRHHRTRIQPVRDVIGGVLAALAGAYVLSSSESKLLGYILIVLGVILLSMIAYIKFIIPAKIYQAAKRKLSSEYWIQFRGDGMRFRYSDVDSSLKWSVFSSWLRDNEFYILYHDGIGCSVIPRRALHDGEDERLSELLTSVLGPSVNK; via the coding sequence GTGGACGCCATCGAAGCACAATTCACGATTACGCGAAACGAGTATGTTCGTGCGATGCGAAGGCACCACAGGACACGGATTCAACCCGTACGTGACGTCATTGGCGGTGTGTTGGCCGCGCTCGCGGGTGCTTACGTGCTTTCGTCGTCCGAATCAAAACTATTGGGATACATACTGATCGTTCTCGGCGTTATTCTGCTTTCTATGATTGCCTACATCAAATTCATCATTCCAGCCAAAATCTATCAGGCTGCTAAACGAAAACTCTCGTCTGAATATTGGATACAGTTTCGCGGCGATGGAATGCGATTTCGCTATTCAGATGTCGATTCGTCACTAAAATGGTCTGTTTTCTCTTCTTGGCTTCGCGACAACGAATTCTACATCCTATACCATGATGGAATTGGCTGTTCCGTGATTCCGCGGCGGGCGTTGCATGACGGCGAAGACGAGCGATTGTCGGAACTGCTTACATCGGTGCTGGGGCCGTCCGTGAATAAATAA
- a CDS encoding DMP19 family protein, producing the protein MEDEPRIFKLSRFRQNDEPFYRVWLGENETWSFENAWSDDGYDPTKCELPRDVQLLCAMNCGKSDIDNSGLYGLLDGYSGIFAPEMVEWCKRSGLDDVSNILEQAIAYFGPNFPRDVGRRHEILDAIPAIGERSDWDPFYRLDNEFFRVLSNNGNRYTDAANHWLRVVCGVGDH; encoded by the coding sequence ATGGAAGACGAACCTCGAATTTTCAAGCTAAGCCGATTTCGTCAAAATGACGAACCTTTTTACCGAGTGTGGCTTGGCGAGAATGAAACTTGGTCGTTTGAGAATGCGTGGTCGGATGACGGTTACGATCCCACGAAGTGCGAGCTACCGCGGGACGTCCAATTATTGTGTGCAATGAACTGCGGCAAATCGGACATCGACAACAGCGGCCTCTATGGATTATTGGACGGCTACAGTGGAATCTTTGCACCCGAGATGGTCGAGTGGTGTAAACGAAGTGGACTAGATGACGTATCAAACATTCTTGAGCAGGCGATTGCATACTTTGGTCCCAACTTCCCGCGTGATGTTGGAAGGCGTCATGAGATCTTGGATGCTATTCCTGCGATAGGCGAGCGATCCGATTGGGACCCTTTCTACAGACTGGATAATGAATTTTTTCGGGTCCTATCGAACAATGGAAATCGCTACACAGACGCCGCCAATCATTGGCTTCGCGTCGTATGCGGTGTAGGCGATCACTGA
- a CDS encoding tyrosine-type recombinase/integrase → MNLLQCLETLIAERSICRDTQNQYRKAARCFGEFLGAPATLADLEEMVVNRWLLSLEQTKSPETVRLRKAGITAVWNWAAGCGLHRHYNPNRLRKIKLRKRAPVAWSVDDVRLLLCAAELVPGSLAIGVPASELLTAWIWIGYEAGIRPGDILRLEPAQVGETITIVQHKTGRPHSFRLSPPALAAVQRLGSHGREKLFGLPKSTARRWELRLFEIAETIGFKRRRGQGLGTLRKAHGTEVARRGGLEAAAQSLGHISGTRIARDHYVQPDAIHMPPLPPSLLNDDAETATNSRPRECA, encoded by the coding sequence TTGAACCTTTTGCAATGCCTAGAAACGTTGATCGCCGAGCGGTCTATCTGTCGCGACACTCAAAATCAGTACAGGAAAGCCGCGCGATGCTTCGGCGAATTCCTGGGAGCTCCGGCGACTCTCGCCGACTTGGAAGAAATGGTGGTCAATCGTTGGCTCCTGAGCTTGGAGCAAACCAAATCGCCAGAAACGGTGCGGCTTCGTAAAGCCGGCATTACTGCCGTTTGGAATTGGGCCGCCGGATGCGGTCTTCATCGACATTACAACCCAAACCGGCTCCGTAAAATCAAATTACGTAAGCGGGCGCCGGTCGCTTGGTCGGTCGACGATGTGCGGCTGCTGCTGTGTGCGGCCGAGCTCGTGCCGGGCTCGCTCGCGATCGGCGTGCCAGCTTCGGAACTCTTGACCGCTTGGATTTGGATTGGCTACGAGGCTGGAATCCGGCCGGGTGACATCCTTCGGCTTGAGCCCGCCCAAGTCGGAGAGACGATCACGATTGTTCAACACAAGACGGGGCGGCCTCATTCGTTCCGTCTGTCACCCCCTGCCCTGGCCGCCGTCCAACGGTTGGGATCTCACGGACGCGAGAAGCTTTTCGGGCTTCCCAAGAGTACAGCGCGTCGCTGGGAGCTGAGACTCTTTGAAATTGCCGAGACGATCGGATTCAAGCGACGTCGAGGACAGGGGCTTGGTACACTGAGAAAAGCACACGGAACGGAGGTCGCCAGGCGTGGCGGCTTAGAAGCCGCTGCGCAGTCCCTGGGCCATATCAGTGGCACTCGGATAGCTCGCGACCACTACGTTCAGCCGGATGCCATTCACATGCCACCCTTGCCGCCGAGCTTATTAAATGATGACGCCGAAACCGCCACAAACAGTCGACCTAGAGAATGTGCGTAA
- a CDS encoding transposase: MFGEIFDPKSELFINHRLRPHWSQAGAIVFVTFRTKDSIPREVLQRWEREKNEWLDQRALRNGKFWKDVLGYLDGKMRADFDRQFNRSREDYLDSCHGACVLKQPRLSRIVADSLVHFDRDRYRMGDFVVMPNHVHLLAAFGTEQAMEKQFGSWLHYTARAINQVIGNSGHFWQQEPFDHLVRSPEQYEYLRKYIADNPQKAKLQPGEFHYYQRVD; this comes from the coding sequence ATGTTTGGTGAGATTTTCGATCCAAAGTCGGAGCTTTTCATCAACCATCGGCTTCGGCCCCACTGGTCGCAGGCGGGAGCGATCGTGTTCGTGACTTTTCGGACGAAAGACTCTATCCCGCGAGAGGTCCTGCAACGCTGGGAACGTGAGAAGAACGAATGGCTCGATCAACGGGCATTGCGAAACGGAAAGTTTTGGAAAGACGTACTCGGCTACCTCGACGGAAAAATGCGAGCCGACTTTGACCGGCAATTTAATCGTTCGCGAGAAGATTATCTCGATTCGTGCCACGGTGCCTGTGTCTTGAAGCAGCCAAGGTTATCAAGAATTGTTGCCGACAGCCTAGTTCACTTTGATAGAGATCGGTACCGAATGGGCGACTTTGTGGTCATGCCCAACCACGTTCACTTGCTCGCAGCATTCGGCACTGAACAGGCTATGGAGAAGCAGTTCGGCTCGTGGTTGCACTACACGGCCCGAGCAATTAACCAGGTGATTGGAAATTCCGGGCACTTCTGGCAACAGGAACCCTTCGACCATCTCGTACGAAGTCCCGAACAATACGAATACTTGCGTAAGTACATTGCCGACAATCCGCAGAAGGCAAAGCTACAGCCGGGAGAGTTTCACTACTACCAACGGGTCGATTAG
- a CDS encoding DUF1559 family PulG-like putative transporter: MNNVIESIIAFIQSDSRVWWALAQASLIAITAYLLVIVARRINPASRVYISLLGLLLMACMPVAALTQVHGWSWGQLLPGSAQPTAALPADAEQAEILARENAPNSLTAWQKLLVSTSAVFMERPIEPHDVNDSAVQVQQEKESTSLPQLVLLSLLLCIAFGLIRLIAGYWQIRGLRNSAKPITDTALHQDLASCNRRLGISGNIPIGETETLGSAAVIGWLQPLLLLPSNWRAWTVDERHAILAHELAHVKRRDFLSTAIGQLAVAFNFYHPLAHVVLQRLRLDQELAADSLAAQVVGGQQRYVELLAGLALRQPKVRTPGPCQAFLPPRRMFVRRLEMLRSLPQSRQWLNRCYSTVAILTLVGIAILSTGLRPHLVVAQEPLPPAGGASVSPQPDSNPLVSYLPEGLCEAVVLIDVQGVMSSPGVQAIQKQADLPSEFKLPGQTVVVSEVEQVLLALPTLQPNRHNRSPLLIVRSKSDFASNKTNPQTRLLDSRTLAVYDNAEVLQLLGLGSGEAKWAALLEQNANCSIRIASNTTWLQTLAARDQGGPTMALAPLWKNVRTVAAGIELGDDLQLKMQMDASDAKRVTETLTALKWLARNYLESLPAALHEQGRNDTAQLVMASAAATAGSQFLDNLRIQEDGQQVNLEATLSESVYPMIAFAMPAIASARTAALRAQSMNNLKQIMLALHNYHDAYRHLPPAIVIDRDSGEERSWRVELLPFLEHAKLYEQYRKDEPWDSPANQRVMLQMPQVFAVAGATDTQVTPYQAVVSEGGGLTLTKDGKAPGFRDFIDGLSNTVVIVETQRLVPWTQPVDLIADAQTPSLGTVREAEPGILVGIGDGSVHFLSEKIDVRVWQGLITRDGGEKGNLGQ; the protein is encoded by the coding sequence ATGAACAATGTCATCGAATCAATCATTGCGTTCATTCAGTCGGACAGTCGCGTCTGGTGGGCACTGGCACAGGCTTCGTTAATAGCCATCACGGCCTACCTGCTCGTCATCGTTGCCAGAAGAATCAACCCTGCATCGCGAGTCTACATTTCATTGCTTGGCTTGCTGCTCATGGCTTGCATGCCAGTAGCCGCCCTGACGCAGGTGCACGGGTGGAGTTGGGGGCAACTCTTGCCCGGCTCCGCCCAGCCAACGGCGGCACTACCGGCGGATGCCGAACAGGCCGAGATTTTGGCTCGGGAAAATGCGCCCAACTCGCTCACGGCATGGCAGAAATTGCTCGTCAGTACGTCCGCAGTGTTCATGGAACGCCCGATCGAACCGCACGATGTTAACGACTCGGCGGTACAGGTCCAACAGGAGAAAGAAAGCACTTCGTTGCCGCAACTTGTCCTACTATCGCTTCTCCTCTGCATCGCATTTGGCTTGATACGACTGATTGCAGGCTATTGGCAGATTCGTGGTCTTCGCAATTCAGCCAAGCCGATTACTGACACAGCATTGCACCAGGACCTAGCCAGCTGCAATCGGAGACTCGGAATCTCTGGCAACATTCCCATCGGGGAAACCGAGACGCTTGGATCGGCCGCAGTCATCGGCTGGCTGCAACCGCTCCTGCTCTTACCATCCAATTGGCGAGCATGGACTGTCGACGAACGTCACGCCATATTGGCCCACGAACTGGCTCACGTGAAACGTCGGGATTTTTTGTCGACCGCCATCGGGCAGTTGGCCGTGGCGTTTAACTTCTACCATCCACTCGCTCACGTTGTTCTTCAACGTTTACGGCTTGATCAGGAGCTTGCAGCGGATTCGCTAGCGGCTCAGGTCGTCGGCGGACAACAACGATACGTAGAGCTCCTTGCGGGGCTTGCACTAAGACAACCGAAAGTACGGACTCCGGGGCCGTGCCAGGCGTTTTTACCTCCCCGGCGCATGTTTGTTCGGAGGCTTGAAATGTTACGATCTCTCCCCCAAAGTAGGCAGTGGCTCAATCGCTGTTATTCCACCGTCGCCATACTCACACTTGTGGGCATCGCTATTCTGTCGACGGGCTTGCGGCCACACTTGGTGGTTGCTCAAGAACCGTTGCCACCGGCTGGCGGCGCGTCTGTCTCGCCTCAGCCAGACAGCAATCCGCTGGTTAGTTACTTACCAGAAGGGCTTTGCGAAGCGGTTGTGCTGATCGACGTACAGGGCGTAATGAGTTCCCCTGGAGTTCAGGCTATCCAGAAGCAAGCGGATCTGCCGAGCGAATTCAAATTGCCAGGTCAGACCGTAGTGGTCAGCGAAGTCGAGCAAGTCTTGCTGGCGCTGCCCACCTTACAGCCCAATCGGCACAATCGTAGCCCGCTCCTGATCGTCCGTTCCAAGAGTGACTTTGCGAGCAATAAAACCAATCCACAAACTCGCTTGCTCGATTCAAGAACACTGGCTGTTTACGACAATGCCGAAGTCCTTCAGTTGCTGGGACTTGGCAGTGGGGAAGCCAAATGGGCAGCGCTTCTCGAGCAGAACGCGAATTGCAGTATCCGGATCGCGAGCAACACTACTTGGTTGCAAACGCTTGCCGCTCGGGATCAAGGCGGCCCGACGATGGCACTCGCTCCGCTGTGGAAGAATGTCCGCACAGTGGCCGCTGGCATCGAACTGGGAGACGATCTGCAGCTGAAAATGCAAATGGATGCGTCGGATGCCAAGAGGGTGACCGAAACGCTCACCGCACTTAAGTGGCTCGCACGTAACTATCTCGAAAGCTTGCCCGCGGCACTGCATGAACAAGGCCGGAACGATACGGCCCAGCTGGTAATGGCATCAGCGGCTGCTACGGCAGGTAGTCAATTCCTGGATAATCTTAGGATCCAGGAAGATGGCCAACAGGTAAATCTCGAAGCCACGCTTTCCGAATCCGTTTATCCGATGATTGCATTTGCGATGCCAGCCATCGCCTCGGCGCGTACCGCGGCCTTGCGAGCACAATCGATGAACAATTTGAAGCAGATAATGCTGGCGCTGCATAACTACCACGATGCCTATCGACATCTTCCACCGGCCATCGTCATCGACCGAGATTCGGGTGAAGAACGCAGTTGGCGCGTCGAACTGCTGCCATTCCTGGAGCATGCCAAACTCTATGAACAGTACCGCAAAGATGAGCCGTGGGATAGTCCGGCAAATCAAAGAGTCATGTTGCAGATGCCCCAGGTCTTCGCTGTTGCTGGTGCGACGGATACGCAAGTTACGCCGTATCAAGCTGTTGTGTCGGAAGGTGGCGGTCTTACGCTCACGAAAGATGGCAAAGCACCCGGATTCCGCGACTTTATCGACGGTCTGTCCAATACCGTGGTGATTGTGGAAACACAGCGGCTCGTGCCCTGGACCCAGCCAGTTGACTTAATTGCGGACGCTCAAACTCCTTCGCTAGGAACCGTTCGCGAGGCGGAGCCTGGAATCCTAGTTGGGATCGGAGATGGATCCGTCCATTTCCTCTCAGAGAAGATTGACGTTCGCGTATGGCAAGGACTTATCACCCGTGATGGTGGCGAGAAGGGTAATCTTGGGCAATAA
- a CDS encoding BlaI/MecI/CopY family transcriptional regulator, with translation MARPKSTELTERELEIMQVFWQQRETTLTIAEVQQKLNDEERELAYTTVATLVRILVDKGFLEQTTDRRPHEFSPTRTHEEVSGRLLKDLVQRVFGGSSEALLQRLMEDQELTASERKRLEALVQKSAKSNPKR, from the coding sequence ATGGCTCGACCGAAATCAACTGAGCTGACCGAACGTGAGCTGGAGATCATGCAGGTGTTTTGGCAGCAGCGTGAGACCACGCTCACAATTGCTGAGGTCCAACAAAAACTCAACGACGAAGAACGTGAATTGGCCTACACGACTGTCGCGACGCTAGTCCGCATTCTGGTGGACAAAGGTTTTCTGGAACAGACGACAGATCGGCGTCCGCATGAATTCAGTCCCACGCGAACACACGAAGAAGTTTCCGGAAGACTGCTGAAGGATCTGGTGCAACGCGTGTTTGGCGGGTCTTCCGAAGCGCTGCTTCAGCGCCTGATGGAGGACCAGGAATTAACGGCCAGCGAACGCAAACGCCTGGAAGCTCTAGTTCAGAAATCCGCCAAATCAAATCCAAAGCGGTAA